The genomic interval CTTCCAACCACAACGCCAATTTTTTTAACCATAATACGATTCCTTGTATTTTAGCTGTTGATAATAGACTTGTTTTTATATAAAGCATGATGATCAAGTTTGAATTTTGATTATTATGCTATTCAATACTTGTTTATTATTTGAGGGCAATAATGATTTTTTGAAAAACCCTACTCCAGAAATAACGATGTATTAAAGCAAATAGGGTTTTAAATAAATGTATTAGGCTACTACTTCAACTTCTTCAGCTTGCGGACCTTTTTGACCATTACTTGGTTTGAACACTACGGTTGCACCTTCTGCAAGAGTTTTAAACCCGGTGCCTAGAATTGCACTGAAATGAACAAAATAATCTTTACCGCCACTTTCTAAAAAACCGAAACCTTTGGACTCATTAAACCACTTTACTGTACCACGAATTTTATCTGACATTTTAATTTCCTAAATTGTAACTAATACATTGTAGCATTATTTTATTAATTGTGCTGTTTTTTTCTCAAAAAATTTTTTTTTTGCAAAACAACGATAATGCATTTCTATCATAGATCATTTTGACTAAAAATTCTAATACATTACACGTGATTGATCATATTTCTCTAAAAACTGTGATGAATCGAGCCAAATAGATAACCTATTAACGCTTTTGTTCATTTATGAAGATGTAAGTTTTTATGAGGATTTACTTGCAGGAGTTTCAATAAGCTCTAAACCATCTTCCTTTTTTAGGAATGTAAAAATAATTCCTGAAAAAAAAGTAAGTATTCCTAGCGTTATAAACGTATCATGAAATATTTTAACTGAAAAAGCCTGATGTACAGAGTATTTATAGGTGAAAAAATCAACCAATATCGCTGAAACAGCGAGACCAAAACTTTGCGATAACTGTTGAATAGTGCTCATAATGCTGGTGGCTGCGCTTAGGTCCTTTTCAGTAATGTTCGCATATGCAAGGGAGTTCATGCCGGTGTACTGTAGTGAAACCAAAAAACCATAGGCAAAAGTTAAAATTGCAATACCATAAATGGAGGAGTTTGAGTTAATTGAAAAAAAAGACAATAAAGATAAACTCACAAGAAAGGTATTAATCATTAATAAATTTTTATAGCCAAGCCAACGCAGGATATAAACAGAAAAAGGTTTCACTAAAAATACCCCCAATGCTATAGGGGTGAGTAATAGGCCGGATAAGCTTGGTGAGTAGCCTAAACCAATTTGTAACAATAAAGGTAATAAAAATGGCACACCACCAAAACTCAAGCGCGTTAATAGATTACCTAGTACGGAAATGCAAAAGGTACGCGTATACAAAAGTTCAACCTGAACAATAGGATGCTTTCTTTTGTAAGAATGTTTGGTATATCCACACAATAACACTAATGCGGTGGTTAGCATCATCGATGTTTGCGTTAGGGTTACATTGGACTCACTGAACATGGATAAACCAAAAGTTAAAACAGCCAGTCCGCTGCCAAATAGAACAAATCCTAATTTATCTAAAGAGGGAACAGGGTGAGAAGGCAAGTTAGGAAGTAATTTACTTGCTAAACCGATGGTGACTATTCCTACAGGTATATTGACCCAAAAGATCCAACGCCAAGAAAAATGATAAGTAATAATCCCGCCTAATAATGGTCCTAGCATCATACCGACAGAGGCAACCATAATTACCAGGGTCATTTTTGAAATTAATTCATGCCGTGCACTGGTTCGAAAAATAATGAGGCGCCCTATAGGTACAGTAAATGAACCACCGATTCCTTGAGCAATACGGGCCAAAATCAACTCCGATAAGTTATGCGTGAATCCACACCAAATCGAACTTAAAGTAAATATCGTGACGGCAGTAATAAAAACTATTTTGATGCCAAATTTGTCTGCTACCCAGCCACTAATAGGAATAAAGATTGCTAGGCTCAAAAGATAGCTGATGAGTGCTAACTTCAAATCTATGGGATCGACCGCTAAACTGCGGGCCATCACAGGAATTGCTGTATTAATAATGGTTGTATCTACTGCTTCCATGAACATGGCTAATGCAACAGTGAATAGGATGATGTTTTTTCTCATGGTATCAATAGAGCAATCGCGATGAATCGTACCTCTTATTGTAGCCTGTGCTGCATTGTCGCTACAACGATCTTTGTAACTTACTGTTCAAGTAGCAGGCTTTTTAATCCAGCTAAATGAGTTTTTGCTAAATGTTTTGATTGTTCTTCGGAGCGTTCTACATTTTTTCCAAACCATTCAAGGTGTTCGGGAGGAAGTTCGTCTAAAAATCTGCTTGGCAAACAGTCTTGTAATTCACCGGCACGACGTCTTTGTTTGGCTAACGTAAAGCATAAACCTTTTTGGGCGCGAGTAATACCAACATAGGCTAATCGTCTTTCTTCTTCGATTTGGTCTTCATCAATACTGACTCGGTGTGGTAGCAATTCTTCTTCCATACCTACTAAGTAAACATAAGGAAACTCTAGACCCTTTGATGCATGTAAGGTCATAAGCTGCAAAGTATCACTATCTTGTTCTTCAGCTTGATCAAGAATATCGATTAAAATGAGCTTGTTAATTACCTCAGCTAAAGTTTGTGCTGGATTTTTGGTTAACAAACGCTCAATCCACTCTAATAACTCCCAAACATTATCCATCTTTTTTTGTGCTTTAGCAGGAGTATCGCAGAGCTCATAAATATGAGCTTCATAATTACTGTCCTCTACCATTTGTTTGAGTTGTTCTACTATAGACCCCGTGATGACTTGTAGCTTTATTCGTTCCATCCATGATTTAAAAGAAAGTAAAGCAGCACGTGGTTTTTCTGCGATGTATTCACTAAGTGCAAGATGATCCGCTGCTGCATAAAGGCTTATACCTTTATTTTGCGCATAATGGCCCAGAGCATCGAGGCTTGTCTCACCGATCCCTCGTTTGGGGGTATTGATGACTCGCAAAAACGCAGCATCATCTGACGCATTGCACAATAATTTCAAGTAGGCAAAGACATCTTTTACTTCTGCTTTAGCAAACCAGGATTGACCACCACTAATGTGATAAGGGATTCCATAATGGCGTAGCACTTTTTCAAAAATACGGGATTGATGATTGCCACGGTATAGAATTGCATAATCGCCATATTGAGTTCTAGCGCGTATTTTATGGCTAATTAAGTCAGCAACAACCTGTTCTGCCTCATCATTTTCATCTTTACAACGAATAACTCTTAATAATTCACCATGGCCGAATTCACTCCATAACTTTTTTTCAAATAGATGTTGATTATTCGCGATAAGATGATTTGCTGAATGTAAAATGATATTTGTCGACCGATAATTTTGTTCCAGTTTTATTATTTTTAATTGCGAATAATCCTGCTGTAATTGCTTTAAATTCTCAGGTTTTGCTCCTCTCCATGCATAAATTGACTGATCGTCGTCACCTACAACGGTAAAGTGAGCTCTTATTCCAGTTAGTTGTTTTACTAAAAGGTATTGACTGGTATTTGAATCCTGATATTCATCGACTAATAAATGACGAATCTTATTCTGCCAATAGTTTGATACGGAAGAATGTTCGTTTAAAAGGCTTACAGGAAGACGAATCAAATCATCAAAATCTACCGCATTATATGCTTTGAGTGCCTGCTGATAGCGAGGATAAAGTAACGCAGCTTCTTCATAATAGGGAGCATCAGAAGGATTGTGTATCACTTGTTCCGGAGTGAGGAGATCATTTTTCCAACGTGAGATTCGTTGTTGAATTTGCAGGATAAACTCTCTTTCTGTTGCTTTATTCGCAGGTAAAAATCCACGCAATATTTGTACGCAATCCTCGCTGTCAAAAATTGAAAAGCCCTTTTTTAAATTACACAAGTCAAGGTGGCGTTTGATAATACTCAAGCCTAAAGTATGGAAGGTTGCTACTTTTAAACCTCTTCGAGTTGCTGGTGGTAAAACGGCTGCAACCCGAGCACGCATTTCATTGGCTGCTTTGTTGGTAAATGTTACTGCACATACAGTATTCGCGGCATAGCCGCATGTATTAATTAAATAAGCTATTTTTTGCGTGATTACTCGTGTTTTACCGCTTCCAGCTCCAGCAAGGACTAATAAAGGTCCATCTATATGACGCACTGCTGCCATTTGTTGGCTGTTCAACATATTAAAGACTTCTCACTCAAAAAAGAGCGATTATTGCCCGCATAGGTATTAGGAATCAACAATTAATTCGTTGAGCGCTCTACATCAAACTCTTCTTCAGTGTCTATTTCAATAAAATCAGGTTTGGTTTGAGGCTCTTCCACCTCTTCAATCCCAAAAACGACTTTGTCTATAGTTTTGAATAAGGGGGCAAGTATGTTTTTGTCTATCATGATTTCATCCTTAAAATTTTAGTGTGGACTTTAAAAGCATAGTTCAAAATCATTTTTTCTCCAGGAAAATTACAAAAAAATTATGTTATACTTCGAGATTGCAACTGAGTCTTAGTGATTGCCGTAATTTTTTAGAGCTCGTTTATGAAACAATCAGATACCCTGCAACGCTTTATTTTTGAACATGCAAATATTCGTGGTGAAATCGTTCACATTGAAGACACTTATCAAACCATTATGAGTCAACGAAATTATCCTCCAATGGTTAAAAATTTACTAGGAGAGGCACTTGTTTCTTGTTTGCTTTTAGCATCGAGTATCAAATTTCAGGGGAGTTTAAATCTACAGTTTCAAGGAGATAATCGGCTTCCTTTATTATTAGTCCAATGTGATCATGAACTTAACGTAAGAGCCTTTGCTCAATTTATTGAAGGTCTGGAAACGATAGAGTATGCGAATGCATTTCTCGAAGGGCAAATGGTTTTAACCATTAATCAAAATAATCAAACCAATGCTTACCAGAGTATGGTTCCTATTCAATCTACTTCGATGAGTGAGAACTTAATGAACTATTTTGCTCAATCGGAGCAAGTTTCTACGCGAGTCTGGTTGGCGGTGAATGAACGTGCTGCTGCAGGAATGTTGTTGCAGCTAATGCCGGGTCAAGATACGCAACACAGGGAACAATTCTGGGAATATGCAGTGCAATTGGGTCAAACAGTGAGTGAAGACGAGTTACTGACTTTAGATAATGAAATATTATTGTACCGACTTTATCATGAAACGGAAATAAGAATATTTGAGCGGCGTGAAACTCGTTTTAAATGCCGCTGTAGCCTTGATAAAATGAAACAAGTGCTTACTGTTTTAGGTGAAGAGGATGCAAAAGAATTACTCAAAGAACAGGGGGAAGTATCTATTCGTTGTGATTTTTGTAATCAGAAATATACTTTTGATCCTATAGATATCACCATGTTGTTTCATAAGGGATAGTTGAAGCGCTTAGAACATCGAATGATTTAAATCATTCGATGTTCTAAGCGCTGTTCACGTTGTTTAATTCAATTAGCACATGCATTTACATCAAAGTACCCCACAATAATTTCGTAGTCCAGCTTGTTATTTCTTTTTCATAAGCCCAACAACAAAATGTACTTAATTTTATGATAAATAATAGATATTAGTTAATTCAATATGATATATAAATATAATTAATTGTTCAAATATCAATCTTAGTGCTTGAATTATGCGATATAAGCATAATATTGGAGCATTAAATGACGCGAAATACACCTGTTGCATCTAAGGATGTTGTTACCTTGAGTACTTTTGGAATGCAAGAACGATGGAAGTTCGATAAAGATGGGGTGAAGAGATTTATCGATAGTCAGGTAGCTAATATCAGGATCATGAAAAAAAGTTTTGATGATGCAGCCCGGGGAATTGGACGCGAACCGCCACAAATTGTTCTTTCAGCACTGATGATTCCTCATTGGAAAAGCGGCGAAAACTATACTGGGCAAAACTATAATTCCGAGGATTATCAAAAAATTAAAGCAGAATATTTTGATTACCTTGCAGAAAAATGCAAGACAGAGGGAATAACAATACAAGATTTCTATGAAGAGGCAGCAACTTCAGATGAAAAAGACTATTTGCATCAATTGGAAGCTTTGGGTAGTACTGCTGATTTAATAAAAAATAGAGCCATTATTAACAATCAAGGAAAACGGCATTTACAAATTGATACCAATACAATTATTGTTGATAGAAAAGCTTTTTATAATGCAACTATAGGTTCTAATATACAAAAAGACGGGATGAATGCCAGTTATTACGATGAATCAGGCCTATATGTATCTCCCCACAATAAGGTCGTTTATACGTGTGAGGATTCTAAATTTGCAGGGGATCTAGCCAGGCAACATGATGGTTATGTTGCTGAAAGTAAAGATCTTCTTGAAAGAAAAACACCTGGATCAAACCAAATTTACTCTGTTGGTTTTTCTAAAGCCGCTATGGATAGCGGCTTAGTATCCTATAATAGAAAATACTATCCACAATGGAATAATTTATGGGGCTGTTACTCAGTGGATTGTGAGCACCCAATTTTTGAAATGACTAAGCATATTGTGACTGCAATTAACATGTCTTGGAGCCAAGGTGATGGGAAGGTTGACTATTGTGCTGCACTCAAAAGTATTAAAGTTTCCGTTCAATCTGAAAGTAATGAAGCAACAACGCTGGATTTTCCATCTTTTTCCTATCTTATAAAAAAATATACTAATCCTAAACTCCCAGAAAATGATCGTGAAAAACTTCTTGCTATTTCTGATACAAACTATGATGAAGTAGCAGTAACCAGTTTTGTTAATCATGTGATTCAGAGTAAAAACATTTCTTTATTTGGTCCTTTATTAAGAACTATTCCAAATACCGAGCGTGGTAATCAACTTCTTAAAGAATTATTTGCTGTCTTTAAAAATGATTTAAACTTCCAAAACATTATAAAAAATCCGAATATTAACGATAAAGTTACTCCTGAGGATCTTGAAGTGATTGCAAAATTTATACCTGAAGGGACGTTTGTAAATGAAAAAGCGAGATTAATTCAATACAGCCAACAACTTTTAGTAACTAGAAATGAGCAATTACAAAGCAGTATGGATTTGATAAAAAACGAGATCTGCGACAAGGTCAAAGCGAAATTAGATACACTCCAGGAACCTTATATTGTATCAGATACTGATAAAGCAGCGGTATCTGCAGTCATAGACTCTTTAATCACCGAAAATTGTCTGCAAGACTTAACTATAAATGGGGTTAAGGAAGTGGCTCTAAATGTTGCTATAAACAAATTACTGGGTGATAAATTAAAACAGCACCCTGCGATTGCAGCGATTTTGAAAGATCAAGACCAATGGGTTCAAGATAAAATAAAGAATAAAATATATAGCGCGCCTGCAAACGAAAAATTTAATAGGGCTGAAATTGATAAGATGGTAACTCGTATTATCAGTGATGTAGGTTTTATTCGTGCAGAAGGAACCAGAGAAAAATTTTTTGAAAATCCTGAAGTGAAAAAATACATTAACATTTTAAATAAATTAGCCAGTCAAAGACCTATAGACATTACCCGAGAAGTTCAGATTGAGAATATGGCTAATGCTCTTATGAATGCTGTAAGTGCTTTTTCCAAAACCGCTGCAGTACCCCCTAATATGGGTGACTATCTCAAAGGATACTATGATGAATTACAAAAACAAAATCCAAAACTGTCAAACTACAGTGAATTAATAATAGATAGATCAAATAACATCTCTAAAGATACTTCAATAAAAGTTACTGTTGATACCAAACAGCGTTTAGAATCAATTTTAAACAAGGCTCAACTGGAGGCTCATACGCCTGAAGCAACTAACCACAAAACATCACCTGTTGTTTAGGTTTTTGAATAATAAATAAACTTGATGTAATAATTTTAATTATTTACACTTTGAGGACAGTAAAAATGGAAATTAAAACGAATATGAATCTTATATTGAAAGCTGTAGAGATTGGCCAGATTGGTGTCGTGAGAGCTCTTATTCTCGAAGGTCGAGATGTTAATGAGTTTTCGCAAGGCGGAAATTGTCCTCTTCTTGAAGCAGCAAGCCGTAATGACAGTAAAATTGTAGCGCTCTTGCTGCAACATGGAGCTAATCCAATGGTGGAAGATCCAAGAGGCCAGACCCCTTTATATTGGGCTCAAAGATATAAAAACACTGAAATGGAGGAAATGATTACTAATCGATTAAATGAGTCAATTAGGTTACACACATCCTTCTAAGGTCCTTTTAGTTAATAATTTTTGAGTAGAATAACGTTGAACTATGGGGTTTAGTTCAACGTTTCGAAAACCTCAATGAGTCACTTAGCGCATCGTCATCACTCGATGAGCAACAGAGCTTGGTTCAGCTATAGCATAAAAAAGTGTACCACTAAAGAAATCTGCTAAATCTTGTTGTGTTAGAAAGCCAC from Legionella sainthelensi carries:
- a CDS encoding ankyrin repeat domain-containing protein; translated protein: MEIKTNMNLILKAVEIGQIGVVRALILEGRDVNEFSQGGNCPLLEAASRNDSKIVALLLQHGANPMVEDPRGQTPLYWAQRYKNTEMEEMITNRLNESIRLHTSF
- a CDS encoding MFS transporter; amino-acid sequence: MRKNIILFTVALAMFMEAVDTTIINTAIPVMARSLAVDPIDLKLALISYLLSLAIFIPISGWVADKFGIKIVFITAVTIFTLSSIWCGFTHNLSELILARIAQGIGGSFTVPIGRLIIFRTSARHELISKMTLVIMVASVGMMLGPLLGGIITYHFSWRWIFWVNIPVGIVTIGLASKLLPNLPSHPVPSLDKLGFVLFGSGLAVLTFGLSMFSESNVTLTQTSMMLTTALVLLCGYTKHSYKRKHPIVQVELLYTRTFCISVLGNLLTRLSFGGVPFLLPLLLQIGLGYSPSLSGLLLTPIALGVFLVKPFSVYILRWLGYKNLLMINTFLVSLSLLSFFSINSNSSIYGIAILTFAYGFLVSLQYTGMNSLAYANITEKDLSAATSIMSTIQQLSQSFGLAVSAILVDFFTYKYSVHQAFSVKIFHDTFITLGILTFFSGIIFTFLKKEDGLELIETPASKSS
- the hslO gene encoding Hsp33 family molecular chaperone HslO; protein product: MKQSDTLQRFIFEHANIRGEIVHIEDTYQTIMSQRNYPPMVKNLLGEALVSCLLLASSIKFQGSLNLQFQGDNRLPLLLVQCDHELNVRAFAQFIEGLETIEYANAFLEGQMVLTINQNNQTNAYQSMVPIQSTSMSENLMNYFAQSEQVSTRVWLAVNERAAAGMLLQLMPGQDTQHREQFWEYAVQLGQTVSEDELLTLDNEILLYRLYHETEIRIFERRETRFKCRCSLDKMKQVLTVLGEEDAKELLKEQGEVSIRCDFCNQKYTFDPIDITMLFHKG
- a CDS encoding cold-shock protein encodes the protein MSDKIRGTVKWFNESKGFGFLESGGKDYFVHFSAILGTGFKTLAEGATVVFKPSNGQKGPQAEEVEVVA
- a CDS encoding UvrD-helicase domain-containing protein, coding for MLNSQQMAAVRHIDGPLLVLAGAGSGKTRVITQKIAYLINTCGYAANTVCAVTFTNKAANEMRARVAAVLPPATRRGLKVATFHTLGLSIIKRHLDLCNLKKGFSIFDSEDCVQILRGFLPANKATEREFILQIQQRISRWKNDLLTPEQVIHNPSDAPYYEEAALLYPRYQQALKAYNAVDFDDLIRLPVSLLNEHSSVSNYWQNKIRHLLVDEYQDSNTSQYLLVKQLTGIRAHFTVVGDDDQSIYAWRGAKPENLKQLQQDYSQLKIIKLEQNYRSTNIILHSANHLIANNQHLFEKKLWSEFGHGELLRVIRCKDENDEAEQVVADLISHKIRARTQYGDYAILYRGNHQSRIFEKVLRHYGIPYHISGGQSWFAKAEVKDVFAYLKLLCNASDDAAFLRVINTPKRGIGETSLDALGHYAQNKGISLYAAADHLALSEYIAEKPRAALLSFKSWMERIKLQVITGSIVEQLKQMVEDSNYEAHIYELCDTPAKAQKKMDNVWELLEWIERLLTKNPAQTLAEVINKLILIDILDQAEEQDSDTLQLMTLHASKGLEFPYVYLVGMEEELLPHRVSIDEDQIEEERRLAYVGITRAQKGLCFTLAKQRRRAGELQDCLPSRFLDELPPEHLEWFGKNVERSEEQSKHLAKTHLAGLKSLLLEQ